From one Plantibacter flavus genomic stretch:
- a CDS encoding carbohydrate ABC transporter permease: MTDTLTTRSITTDSKNRSREAKEAERQYRRARGWSPWKSVLKHIGLILVGFIMLYPVIWLVVSSLRPTEEIFRNPGIVLDSFEVSNYSEGWNTLSEPFHVFLLNSVLIVLGCIVGNLVSCSMAAYAFARLKFSGKRWWFAAMLMTLMLPIHVIIVPQYIMFSQLGFVNTYLPLILPKILATDAFFVFLMVQFIRGIPKELDEAARIDGCGHPRIFGVIILPLMVPALATTAIFTFIWTWNDFFSQLLYLTKPEMYTVPLALRAFMDAQSSTSWGPMFAMSVVSLLPIFLVFLFGQRFLLKGIATTGGK; encoded by the coding sequence ATGACTGACACGCTGACCACACGGTCCATCACGACGGACAGCAAGAACCGCAGTCGCGAGGCCAAGGAGGCCGAACGCCAGTACCGCCGCGCTCGGGGCTGGTCGCCCTGGAAGTCGGTCTTGAAGCACATCGGCCTCATCCTCGTCGGCTTCATCATGCTCTACCCGGTGATCTGGCTCGTCGTCTCCTCGCTCCGCCCGACGGAGGAGATCTTCCGGAACCCCGGCATCGTCCTCGACAGCTTCGAGGTGAGCAACTACAGCGAGGGCTGGAACACCCTCTCGGAGCCGTTCCACGTCTTCCTGCTGAACTCCGTGCTCATCGTCCTCGGCTGCATCGTCGGCAACCTCGTGTCCTGCTCGATGGCCGCCTACGCCTTCGCCCGGCTGAAGTTCAGCGGTAAGCGCTGGTGGTTCGCGGCGATGCTCATGACGCTCATGCTGCCGATCCACGTCATCATCGTGCCGCAGTACATCATGTTCTCCCAGCTCGGCTTCGTGAACACCTACCTGCCGCTGATCCTGCCGAAGATCCTCGCGACCGACGCGTTCTTCGTCTTCCTCATGGTGCAGTTCATCCGCGGCATCCCGAAGGAACTCGACGAGGCGGCCCGCATCGACGGTTGCGGCCACCCCCGCATCTTCGGGGTCATCATCCTGCCGCTCATGGTGCCGGCGCTCGCGACGACCGCCATCTTCACCTTCATCTGGACCTGGAACGACTTCTTCAGTCAGCTCCTGTACCTGACGAAACCGGAGATGTACACGGTGCCGCTCGCACTCCGGGCGTTCATGGACGCACAATCGTCCACCTCGTGGGGGCCGATGTTCGCCATGAGTGTCGTCTCGCTCCTGCCGATCTTCCTCGTCTTCCTGTTCGGTCAGCGGTTCCTCTTGAAGGGCATCGCGACGACCGGCGGCAAGTGA
- a CDS encoding carbohydrate ABC transporter permease yields MSALGELRKLSAGKRPQTAAEKAFIKKDNRRDNKAAYLFLLPWLIGLAVITVGPMVASLALSFTKYNLLQAPKFIGVDNFIRMMGDERLHNSLGVTFVYVFVSVPLQLAAALALAALLDRGLRGLAIYRSVYYLPSLLGSSVAIAVLWKQVFGGEGLVNQFIAIFGIEGRSWIADPSTALSTLITLNVWTFGAPMVIFLAGLRQIPVMYHEAAQMDGATKWQRFTKITLPLLTPIIFFNLVLQIIHAFQAFTQAFIVSGGTGGPADSTLFYTLYLYNRGFSNFDMGYASAMAWFLLLIIGVFTAINFWASKYWVNYDD; encoded by the coding sequence GTGAGCGCGCTCGGCGAGCTCCGCAAGCTCAGCGCCGGCAAACGCCCGCAGACGGCGGCCGAGAAGGCCTTCATCAAGAAGGACAACCGCCGCGACAACAAGGCCGCCTACCTGTTCCTCCTCCCGTGGCTCATCGGACTCGCCGTCATCACCGTCGGCCCGATGGTCGCCTCGCTCGCGCTGTCCTTCACGAAGTACAACCTGCTGCAGGCGCCGAAGTTCATCGGCGTCGACAACTTCATCCGCATGATGGGCGACGAGCGGCTCCACAACTCGCTCGGCGTCACCTTCGTGTACGTCTTCGTCTCGGTGCCGCTCCAGCTCGCCGCGGCACTGGCCCTGGCCGCCCTGCTCGACCGCGGTCTCCGTGGCCTCGCGATCTACCGGTCCGTGTACTACCTGCCGTCGCTCCTCGGCTCCTCCGTCGCCATCGCGGTGCTGTGGAAGCAGGTGTTCGGCGGCGAAGGCCTCGTGAACCAGTTCATCGCGATCTTCGGGATCGAGGGGCGCAGCTGGATCGCGGACCCCTCGACCGCCCTCTCGACCCTCATCACGCTCAACGTGTGGACCTTCGGCGCACCGATGGTGATCTTCCTCGCCGGTCTCCGCCAGATCCCCGTGATGTACCACGAGGCGGCGCAGATGGACGGCGCGACGAAGTGGCAGCGCTTCACCAAGATCACCCTGCCGCTGCTCACCCCGATCATCTTCTTCAACCTCGTGCTGCAGATCATCCACGCGTTCCAGGCCTTCACGCAGGCCTTCATCGTGTCGGGCGGAACGGGCGGCCCGGCCGACTCGACGCTGTTCTACACGCTGTACCTCTACAACCGCGGCTTCTCGAACTTCGACATGGGCTACGCCTCGGCCATGGCCTGGTTCCTGCTCCTCATCATCGGAGTCTTCACCGCGATCAACTTCTGGGCCTCGAAATACTGGGTGAACTACGATGACTGA
- a CDS encoding Gfo/Idh/MocA family protein: protein MGYRQHLVRSLLAIQEQGGVQLSDGTRRQIELILVGRNQATLDELATRHGIEHTSTDLDAVLADPRWDVYADFLVTKARATALRKAIAAGKTIYTEKPTAESFEEALELARLAAEAGVKNGVVHDKLYLPGLRKLKRLIDSGFFGRILSVRGEFGYWVFEGDWQPAQRPSWNYRAEDGGGIVVDMFPHWSYVLENLFGRVESVYAKATTHIPERFDERGEAYAATADDAAYGVFELEGGVIAQLNSSWTVRVDRDELVQFQVDGTHGSAVAGLFGCKVQPRNVTPKPVWNPDLADDHDYAGDWQDVPTNDVFENGFKTQWEEFLRHVVEDGPYEYDLLAGARGVLLAELGLESSRTGRRLDLPEVRLGGTSDTPGADEELASLEASVAR from the coding sequence ATGGGCTACCGGCAGCACCTCGTGCGGTCGCTGCTGGCCATCCAGGAGCAGGGCGGCGTGCAGCTGTCCGACGGCACGCGCCGCCAGATCGAGTTGATCCTCGTCGGCCGCAACCAGGCGACCCTGGACGAGCTCGCCACACGGCACGGCATCGAGCACACCTCGACCGACCTCGACGCGGTCCTCGCCGACCCCCGCTGGGACGTCTACGCCGACTTCCTCGTCACGAAGGCCCGCGCGACAGCGCTGCGCAAGGCGATCGCGGCCGGCAAGACCATCTACACGGAGAAGCCGACGGCGGAGTCCTTCGAGGAGGCGCTGGAACTCGCGCGCCTCGCCGCCGAGGCGGGCGTGAAGAACGGCGTCGTGCACGACAAGCTCTACCTGCCGGGGCTGCGCAAGCTCAAGCGCCTCATCGACTCGGGCTTCTTCGGTCGGATCCTCTCCGTCCGTGGCGAGTTCGGCTACTGGGTGTTCGAGGGCGACTGGCAGCCGGCGCAGCGCCCGAGCTGGAACTACCGGGCCGAGGACGGCGGCGGCATCGTCGTCGACATGTTCCCGCACTGGAGCTACGTGCTCGAGAACCTCTTCGGTCGGGTCGAGTCCGTGTACGCGAAGGCCACGACGCACATCCCCGAGCGCTTCGACGAGCGGGGCGAGGCCTACGCGGCCACCGCGGACGACGCCGCCTACGGGGTCTTCGAGCTCGAGGGCGGCGTGATCGCCCAGCTCAACTCCAGCTGGACGGTCCGCGTCGACCGCGACGAGCTCGTGCAGTTCCAGGTCGACGGCACGCATGGCTCCGCGGTGGCGGGCCTCTTCGGCTGCAAGGTGCAGCCGCGGAACGTCACCCCGAAGCCGGTGTGGAACCCCGACCTCGCCGACGACCACGACTACGCGGGCGACTGGCAGGACGTGCCGACGAACGACGTGTTCGAGAACGGGTTCAAGACGCAGTGGGAGGAGTTCCTGCGCCACGTCGTCGAGGACGGCCCCTACGAGTACGACCTGCTCGCCGGTGCGCGCGGCGTCCTGCTCGCCGAGCTCGGCCTCGAGAGCTCGCGCACCGGCCGCCGCCTCGACCTGCCCGAGGTGAGGCTCGGAGGCACGAGCGACACCCCCGGCGCGGACGAGGAGCTGGCGTCGCTCGAGGCCTCGGTCGCACGATGA
- a CDS encoding dihydrodipicolinate synthase family protein, with translation MTSVPLLSTDGTVTALELREPVVAERPTTPLTSRTAYAAAHVVPKPWAENVPGAPAELDWDATLAYRHHVWSYGLGVADAMDTAQRNMGLDTTATRELITRSAAEAASVGGALVVGVNTDHLSDETVSLDAVADAYLGQLAFAEDAGAGTVIMASRHLARAAQSADDYRRVYDRVLSAAQAPVVLHWLGTAFDPSLEGYFGASDVAEASDTLLRIMTDHVDHVAGVKMSLLDADAEIAVRRRLPAGTTMFTGDDFNYVDLIAGDAVGHSDALLGAFTAIAPAASAAIQALDAGDPAAYERILRPTEALSRQIFAAPTYYYKTGIAFLSWLNGHQPAFSMVGGLHAARSLPHLSEIVRLADAAGALEHPELAAERWTGLLRTAGVVGTLTAAGGTR, from the coding sequence ATGACGTCCGTCCCGCTGCTCTCGACCGACGGCACGGTCACCGCGCTGGAGCTCCGCGAGCCCGTCGTGGCCGAGCGCCCGACCACTCCCCTGACGAGCCGCACCGCCTACGCCGCCGCGCACGTCGTCCCGAAGCCTTGGGCGGAGAACGTGCCGGGTGCGCCGGCCGAGCTCGACTGGGACGCGACGCTCGCCTACCGCCACCATGTGTGGTCGTACGGCCTCGGCGTCGCGGACGCGATGGACACCGCCCAGCGGAACATGGGACTCGACACCACCGCCACGCGCGAGCTGATCACCCGGAGCGCCGCGGAGGCCGCCTCCGTCGGCGGTGCGCTCGTCGTCGGTGTCAACACCGACCACCTCAGCGACGAGACCGTCTCACTCGACGCGGTCGCCGACGCCTACCTCGGACAACTCGCGTTCGCCGAGGACGCGGGCGCCGGGACCGTGATCATGGCCAGCCGACACCTTGCGAGGGCCGCTCAGTCCGCCGACGACTACCGTCGCGTCTACGACCGGGTCCTGTCGGCGGCGCAGGCGCCCGTGGTCCTGCACTGGCTCGGCACGGCGTTCGACCCGAGCCTCGAGGGCTACTTCGGCGCAAGCGACGTCGCCGAAGCCTCGGACACCCTGCTGCGCATCATGACCGACCACGTCGACCACGTCGCCGGAGTCAAGATGAGTCTTCTCGACGCCGATGCGGAGATCGCCGTCCGGCGTCGCCTCCCGGCCGGCACGACGATGTTCACCGGGGACGACTTCAACTACGTCGATCTCATCGCCGGTGACGCCGTCGGACACTCCGACGCCCTGCTCGGGGCGTTCACCGCGATCGCCCCGGCCGCCTCCGCCGCGATCCAGGCGCTCGACGCCGGCGACCCGGCCGCCTACGAGCGGATCCTCCGACCGACCGAGGCCCTGTCGCGCCAGATCTTCGCCGCGCCGACCTACTACTACAAGACGGGTATCGCCTTCCTCAGTTGGTTGAACGGTCACCAGCCGGCGTTCTCGATGGTCGGCGGCCTGCACGCAGCCCGGAGCCTGCCGCACCTGTCGGAGATCGTGCGCCTCGCCGACGCGGCCGGCGCGCTCGAACACCCGGAACTCGCCGCCGAGCGCTGGACGGGCCTGCTGCGCACGGCCGGTGTCGTCGGCACGCTGACCGCTGCGGGAGGAACCCGATGA
- a CDS encoding sugar phosphate isomerase/epimerase family protein, with protein sequence MSTTALRQAQGPAGQGQGPAGQTQGPAGGSTTPHPRLSVNQATIKYATLPEAVAAVTAAGVTSFGAWREPVQEYGVAASASLLTDSGLRVSSLCRGGFFTMPEGSARRTSIDDNRIAIDEAAALGAPALVLVVGGLPAGSRDLLGARELVRDAIGELTDHALESGVQLAVEPLHPMYASDRAVVSTLGQALDIAEQFAPEAVGVVVDTFHIWWDPQVLEQIARAGATGRISSYQACDWATPLAADVLLSRHYPGDGVVDFGSLTRAVEAAGYTGDIEVELFNQDIWDSPFQQVVDRTVDAFRATVVPHLDHDDDAIHHA encoded by the coding sequence ATGAGCACCACCGCCCTTCGACAAGCTCAGGGACCGGCGGGACAGGGTCAGGGACCGGCGGGACAGACTCAGGGACCGGCGGGCGGCAGCACCACCCCGCACCCGCGGCTCTCGGTCAACCAGGCCACGATCAAGTACGCCACCCTCCCGGAGGCGGTCGCGGCCGTCACCGCGGCCGGCGTCACGAGCTTCGGCGCCTGGCGCGAGCCGGTGCAGGAGTACGGCGTCGCCGCCTCGGCGAGCCTCCTGACGGACAGCGGCCTGCGTGTCTCCAGCCTGTGCCGTGGTGGCTTCTTCACCATGCCCGAGGGGTCGGCTCGCCGGACGTCGATCGACGACAACCGGATCGCGATCGACGAGGCCGCCGCCCTCGGCGCTCCGGCCCTCGTCCTCGTGGTCGGCGGCCTCCCGGCCGGGTCCCGCGACCTCCTCGGCGCCCGCGAACTCGTCCGCGACGCGATCGGCGAGCTCACCGACCACGCCCTCGAGTCCGGCGTGCAGCTCGCCGTCGAGCCGTTGCATCCGATGTACGCCTCGGACCGCGCGGTCGTCTCGACCCTCGGTCAGGCCCTCGACATCGCCGAGCAGTTCGCTCCGGAGGCCGTCGGGGTGGTCGTCGACACCTTCCACATCTGGTGGGACCCGCAGGTGCTCGAGCAGATCGCCCGCGCTGGTGCGACCGGTCGGATCTCCAGCTACCAGGCGTGCGACTGGGCGACACCGCTCGCCGCGGACGTCCTCCTCTCCCGGCACTATCCGGGTGACGGCGTCGTCGACTTCGGCTCGCTCACCCGTGCCGTCGAGGCGGCGGGCTACACGGGTGACATCGAGGTCGAGCTCTTCAACCAGGACATCTGGGACAGCCCGTTCCAGCAGGTGGTCGATCGCACCGTCGACGCGTTCCGGGCGACGGTCGTCCCGCACCTCGACCACGACGACGACGCGATCCACCACGCCTGA
- a CDS encoding LacI family DNA-binding transcriptional regulator, protein MSVDEHRSTPVPPTLHDVAREAGVSLATASRALNGSTRTVNETFRRRVLDAALRLNYTPNLSAQAVAKGLSSTISLLVSDIADPYFSSIAAGAIRAADEQRIATTMAVTHRDHERELELVRVLRGQRPRAIILTGSRWDVVASEHRLSDELAAYESTGGRVVLVSQRTLPFATVQLGNATGARELARELVGAGYRRFAVIAGDDRLLTSRERVSGFAEGLAEHGIAIHPSRIVRAEFTRDGGRQGAAELLQLGLDDVDLIFAVNDVMAIGAMSAFRAAGLRLPEDLAVAGYDDIATSRDVTPALTTVAVPLEAVGEHAVRLALDPATDSSTTEPVGATVLLRESTPARA, encoded by the coding sequence ATGTCGGTCGACGAGCACCGGTCGACGCCGGTCCCACCGACGCTGCACGACGTCGCCCGTGAGGCGGGGGTCTCCCTCGCCACCGCGTCGCGCGCGCTCAACGGGAGCACGCGGACGGTCAACGAGACGTTCCGTCGGCGGGTCCTCGACGCCGCACTCCGGCTGAACTACACGCCGAACCTGTCGGCCCAGGCCGTCGCGAAGGGCCTGTCGTCGACGATCTCGCTGCTCGTCAGCGACATCGCCGACCCGTATTTCTCGTCCATCGCGGCCGGGGCCATCCGCGCGGCCGACGAGCAACGCATCGCCACGACCATGGCCGTCACGCACCGCGACCACGAGCGCGAACTCGAACTCGTGCGGGTGCTCCGCGGACAACGGCCACGCGCCATCATCCTGACGGGTAGTCGCTGGGACGTGGTCGCTTCGGAGCACCGACTGTCGGATGAGCTCGCGGCCTACGAGTCCACGGGCGGACGCGTCGTCCTCGTCTCGCAGCGGACGCTCCCGTTCGCAACGGTGCAGCTCGGCAACGCGACCGGTGCCCGCGAGCTCGCCCGGGAGCTCGTCGGTGCCGGGTACCGCCGCTTCGCCGTCATCGCCGGCGACGACCGCCTGCTCACCTCCCGGGAGCGCGTGAGCGGGTTCGCCGAGGGCTTGGCCGAACACGGCATCGCGATCCACCCGTCGAGGATCGTCCGGGCCGAGTTCACCCGCGACGGCGGGCGCCAGGGGGCCGCCGAGCTCCTGCAGCTGGGACTCGACGACGTCGACCTGATCTTCGCCGTCAACGACGTGATGGCGATCGGCGCGATGTCGGCGTTCCGCGCGGCCGGACTCCGACTTCCCGAGGACCTCGCGGTCGCCGGGTACGACGACATCGCCACCTCCCGCGACGTCACCCCCGCGCTCACCACGGTCGCCGTGCCGCTCGAGGCGGTCGGTGAGCACGCGGTGCGGCTGGCGCTGGACCCGGCGACGGACAGCTCGACGACGGAGCCCGTCGGCGCGACGGTCCTCCTCCGCGAGAGCACGCCCGCGCGCGCCTGA
- a CDS encoding DarT ssDNA thymidine ADP-ribosyltransferase family protein, which translates to MSDECKHGFDNGLCATCFPPPPREVPVAEPPAPKVRRSTVAPSLREPAPTRVRTAATTKTVTKAAAALPVVRVGEQRLYHVTHIRNLERILEAGSILPVASPALPDGPVVDIAAASHREARRTMVLAGTDDLTPADFVPFFLTPDADLWAGIRAGEHDVRLSAEALASSVNDYVVLVTTIDGAAVHPGEFDADTGRPSRARVVVADGDASHVLTSIGANAMTADRMVQRFATDDDPAALRRAEVLVADAVPFDRVTVIGVATVNVREHVKRLVAGAGHRTKVAAYTPWFQEHVAD; encoded by the coding sequence TTGAGCGACGAATGCAAACACGGTTTCGACAACGGCCTCTGCGCGACCTGCTTCCCGCCGCCGCCCCGCGAGGTGCCGGTCGCTGAACCACCCGCTCCCAAGGTCCGTCGGTCGACGGTCGCCCCCTCGCTCCGCGAGCCGGCGCCGACCCGCGTGCGGACCGCCGCCACCACGAAGACGGTGACGAAGGCGGCAGCCGCCCTGCCCGTCGTGCGCGTCGGCGAGCAGCGGCTGTACCACGTCACCCACATCCGCAACCTCGAGCGCATCCTCGAGGCCGGCAGCATCCTGCCGGTGGCGTCACCGGCGCTCCCCGACGGGCCGGTCGTCGACATCGCCGCCGCGAGCCACCGCGAAGCGAGACGCACGATGGTCCTCGCCGGCACCGACGACCTCACGCCGGCCGACTTCGTCCCGTTCTTCCTGACCCCGGACGCCGACCTCTGGGCGGGCATCCGCGCGGGTGAGCACGACGTCCGTCTGTCCGCCGAGGCGCTCGCGTCATCGGTCAACGACTACGTGGTGCTCGTCACCACCATCGACGGCGCAGCCGTGCACCCGGGCGAGTTCGACGCCGACACCGGTCGACCCTCCCGGGCACGCGTCGTGGTCGCCGACGGTGACGCGTCCCACGTGCTCACGAGCATCGGCGCCAACGCGATGACCGCCGACCGCATGGTGCAGCGCTTCGCGACCGACGATGACCCCGCGGCCCTCCGCCGCGCCGAGGTGCTCGTCGCCGACGCCGTCCCGTTCGACCGCGTCACCGTGATCGGCGTCGCGACGGTCAACGTCCGCGAGCACGTCAAGCGACTCGTCGCCGGCGCCGGCCACCGCACCAAGGTCGCCGCCTACACCCCCTGGTTCCAAGAGCACGTCGCCGACTAG
- a CDS encoding DUF1648 domain-containing protein has protein sequence MQDPTTTRPEQTVRRTPVWPHLVALVIVAATLVVGLAVYPSAPDPMPVHVDAELQPDTWAAKSLGGFLLPVIIGAAVVAVFWIIAACLPLAGTTRSEDGPHPPAAASTWSTQLSPRPEVRAATLDASARLLGDLTIATAAFIAVVALTTWLGVPAWMAPWLLPVLMAVFFGSLAVSCVRVLRAQRGLV, from the coding sequence ATGCAGGACCCGACGACCACTCGCCCGGAGCAAACCGTTCGCCGGACGCCGGTCTGGCCGCATCTCGTCGCTCTCGTCATCGTCGCGGCGACGCTGGTCGTCGGCCTGGCGGTGTATCCGTCTGCACCGGATCCGATGCCGGTGCACGTCGACGCCGAACTCCAGCCGGACACCTGGGCGGCCAAGAGCCTCGGCGGGTTCCTGCTGCCGGTCATCATCGGCGCCGCGGTCGTGGCGGTCTTCTGGATCATCGCCGCGTGCCTGCCGCTCGCCGGAACGACCCGATCGGAGGACGGCCCCCACCCACCGGCCGCTGCATCGACGTGGTCCACGCAACTGTCGCCTCGTCCGGAGGTGAGGGCCGCCACGTTGGACGCCAGCGCGCGACTGCTGGGGGATCTGACGATCGCGACCGCCGCATTCATCGCCGTCGTCGCGCTCACCACCTGGCTCGGCGTGCCCGCGTGGATGGCGCCCTGGCTGCTCCCGGTGCTGATGGCGGTGTTCTTCGGCTCGCTCGCCGTCTCGTGCGTCCGGGTGTTGCGGGCGCAGCGCGGTCTCGTTTGA
- a CDS encoding MFS transporter — MTTATTPEPAIGADPTPRDRGIFSRRFVLVTIGACALVFLGAFESLAVTTIMPLVSGELGGEQLYALAFAGPLAVSVIGMVAAGSVADRLGPVQPLLASVVLFLVGLLLAGTATTMWAVVAGRLVQSLGSGAMTVALYVLVARIYPPALHPRIFAGFAAAWVVPSLIGPFLAGVVAERFSWHWVFLGVVGLVVVATLLLLPALRMLRASATERAERQAAELQSAEDGGEAATVARTGAELRRLGWAVLVAAAVLAVNLSTEFSGWTAWALPIVGAVVAILALRPLIPLGTLTARRGLPTVILVRGLTSAAFFGAEVYVPYLLTREHGLTPALAGLALTGGAIAWSLSSWLQGRLGDRLSNANAVQIGSSLVAVAVAIALSAALVGLPPVVPIVAWVVSGGGMGLMFPRLSVMTLAYSDERSQGFNSAAMSIGDAIGGALALAATGLAFTALDGSGAFAGLSWIAPGGVAFAGCFAIALVAGVAAVVVARRVSRPAEPGVTG, encoded by the coding sequence GTGACCACAGCGACGACCCCCGAGCCCGCGATCGGAGCCGACCCGACGCCCCGCGACCGCGGGATCTTCAGCCGCCGGTTCGTCCTCGTCACCATCGGTGCGTGCGCGCTCGTGTTCCTCGGCGCCTTCGAGTCCCTCGCCGTCACGACGATCATGCCGCTCGTGAGTGGCGAGCTCGGCGGCGAGCAGCTCTACGCGCTCGCCTTCGCCGGCCCGCTCGCCGTCAGCGTCATCGGCATGGTCGCCGCGGGCTCGGTCGCCGACCGCCTCGGTCCGGTCCAGCCGCTGCTCGCCTCCGTCGTCCTGTTCCTCGTCGGACTCCTCCTGGCCGGAACCGCGACCACCATGTGGGCCGTCGTCGCCGGACGCCTCGTCCAGAGCCTCGGTTCGGGAGCGATGACCGTCGCCCTGTACGTCCTCGTCGCCCGCATCTACCCACCGGCCCTGCACCCGCGGATCTTCGCAGGGTTCGCGGCCGCCTGGGTCGTCCCCTCCCTGATCGGGCCGTTCCTCGCCGGCGTGGTCGCCGAGCGGTTCAGCTGGCACTGGGTCTTCCTCGGCGTGGTCGGGCTCGTGGTCGTGGCGACGCTCCTCCTCCTGCCGGCGCTCCGGATGCTGCGCGCGTCCGCAACCGAACGCGCCGAGCGGCAGGCCGCCGAGCTGCAGTCGGCGGAGGACGGTGGCGAGGCGGCCACCGTCGCGCGGACGGGCGCGGAGCTGCGTCGGCTCGGGTGGGCGGTGCTCGTCGCGGCCGCGGTCCTCGCGGTCAACCTCTCGACGGAGTTCTCGGGATGGACCGCGTGGGCGCTGCCGATCGTCGGCGCGGTCGTCGCGATCCTCGCCCTCCGACCACTCATCCCGCTCGGCACGCTCACCGCGCGCCGAGGGCTCCCGACGGTCATCCTGGTGCGCGGACTGACCTCCGCCGCGTTCTTCGGCGCCGAGGTGTACGTGCCCTACCTGCTGACCCGCGAGCACGGGCTCACGCCGGCGCTCGCCGGACTCGCGCTCACCGGTGGAGCGATCGCGTGGTCGCTGTCGTCCTGGTTGCAGGGGCGCCTCGGGGACCGGCTGTCGAATGCGAACGCCGTGCAGATCGGGTCGTCACTCGTCGCGGTCGCCGTCGCGATCGCCCTGTCCGCCGCCCTCGTCGGCCTGCCGCCGGTGGTACCGATCGTCGCCTGGGTGGTGAGTGGTGGCGGGATGGGCCTCATGTTCCCGCGACTCAGCGTGATGACGCTCGCCTACTCCGACGAGCGCTCGCAGGGCTTCAACAGTGCGGCGATGTCGATCGGCGACGCGATCGGCGGTGCCCTCGCGCTCGCGGCGACCGGGCTGGCGTTCACGGCGCTCGACGGCTCGGGGGCGTTCGCCGGGCTGAGCTGGATCGCTCCCGGCGGGGTCGCGTTCGCCGGATGCTTCGCGATCGCGCTGGTCGCCGGTGTCGCGGCGGTCGTCGTCGCGCGTCGGGTGAGCCGACCAGCGGAGCCAGGCGTGACCGGGTGA
- a CDS encoding cystathionine gamma-synthase gives MSKHDHGFATRSIHAGQEFDPTTGAIIPPIYQTSTFVQDGVGGLRGGYEYSRSANPTRTALETQLAALEGAKHGFSFASGLAAEDALIRTALRPGDHIVIGNDVYGGTYRLINRVHGAWGIEHTVVDLGNLAAVEAAIIPGRTKLLWVETPSNPLMKISDIAALAALAHRHEVLSVVDNTFASPALQQPLSLGADIVVHSTTKYLGGHSDVLGGAIIMNDDELAEQLGFVQFAAGAVSAPLDAWLTTRGIKTLAVRMRQHSANAQAIAEFLDGHAAVERVYYPGLESHPGHELAARQMSGFGGMLSLALVGGPAAATRLVEKTKLFALAESLGGVESLIGLPAQMTHASVKGTELAVPENVVRLSVGIEDVADLIADLDRALAKVLKASAKH, from the coding sequence ATGAGCAAGCACGACCACGGCTTCGCCACCCGCAGCATCCACGCCGGACAGGAGTTCGACCCCACCACCGGGGCGATCATCCCGCCGATCTACCAGACGTCGACCTTCGTCCAGGACGGCGTGGGTGGGCTCCGCGGCGGCTACGAGTACAGCCGCTCCGCCAACCCGACCCGCACGGCACTCGAGACGCAGCTCGCCGCCCTGGAAGGCGCGAAGCACGGCTTCTCCTTCGCCTCCGGCCTCGCCGCCGAGGACGCGCTCATCCGCACGGCGCTCCGCCCCGGCGACCACATCGTCATCGGGAACGACGTCTACGGCGGCACCTACCGGCTGATCAACCGGGTGCACGGCGCCTGGGGGATCGAGCACACGGTCGTGGACCTCGGCAACCTCGCCGCCGTCGAAGCGGCGATCATCCCGGGCCGCACGAAGCTGCTGTGGGTCGAGACGCCGAGCAACCCGCTCATGAAGATCAGCGACATCGCGGCCCTCGCGGCCCTCGCGCACCGCCACGAGGTGCTCTCCGTGGTGGACAACACCTTCGCCTCGCCGGCGTTGCAGCAGCCGCTCTCGCTCGGGGCCGACATCGTCGTGCACTCGACGACCAAGTACCTCGGCGGACACTCCGACGTCCTCGGCGGCGCCATCATCATGAACGACGACGAGCTCGCCGAGCAGCTCGGCTTCGTCCAGTTCGCCGCCGGCGCGGTCTCGGCCCCGCTCGACGCGTGGCTCACGACGCGTGGCATCAAGACCCTCGCGGTGCGCATGCGTCAGCACAGCGCGAACGCGCAGGCGATCGCGGAGTTCCTCGACGGCCACGCCGCCGTCGAGCGCGTCTACTACCCGGGCCTCGAGAGCCACCCCGGTCACGAGCTCGCCGCCCGCCAGATGTCCGGCTTCGGCGGCATGCTGTCGCTCGCGCTCGTCGGTGGCCCGGCTGCAGCCACGCGCCTGGTCGAGAAGACGAAGCTGTTCGCACTCGCCGAGTCGCTCGGCGGCGTCGAGTCGCTCATCGGCCTGCCGGCGCAGATGACGCACGCCTCGGTGAAGGGCACGGAGCTGGCTGTCCCCGAGAACGTCGTCCGGCTGTCGGTCGGCATCGAGGACGTCGCCGACCTCATCGCCGACCTCGACCGCGCGCTCGCGAAGGTCCTGAAGGCGAGCGCCAAGCACTAG